The following are encoded together in the Phenylobacterium sp. NIBR 498073 genome:
- a CDS encoding LysR family transcriptional regulator: MDTRQLRHFRAVAETLHFGRAAEQLGMTQPPLSQSIIALERELGAPLFVRTKRQVALTPFGEQWLAHVKTALEELEGLLEIARQLRDGQTGRLELSFVSTADYSILPTLVRRYSALHPEVEIALSEATSDVQIAALLEGHGHAGIVIPPPGGLPAQLSYRRLLVEPLVAAVPQSWVEEGRLAHEDGRLAPGALIGAAGVIFPRRVAPAFYDLAIETLKSLTGGARIVQEAIQMQTIIALVSAGIGVALVPASLRHLARTGVRYMSLPGEGPYLESGLVWRADDATPTLRRFLDVALQPLA; the protein is encoded by the coding sequence GTGGACACCCGCCAGCTTCGACATTTCCGAGCGGTGGCCGAGACGCTGCATTTCGGCAGGGCGGCCGAGCAGCTCGGCATGACCCAGCCGCCGCTCAGCCAGTCGATCATCGCGCTGGAGCGCGAGCTCGGCGCGCCGCTGTTTGTGCGCACCAAGCGGCAGGTGGCGCTGACCCCGTTCGGCGAGCAGTGGCTGGCGCATGTGAAGACGGCGCTGGAGGAGCTGGAGGGCCTGCTGGAGATCGCCCGCCAGCTGCGCGACGGCCAGACCGGACGGCTGGAGCTGTCGTTCGTCAGCACTGCCGACTACAGCATCCTGCCGACCCTGGTGCGGCGCTATTCGGCTCTGCACCCCGAGGTCGAGATCGCGCTGAGCGAAGCGACCAGCGACGTGCAGATCGCCGCCCTGCTGGAGGGGCACGGCCACGCCGGCATCGTCATTCCGCCGCCGGGCGGCCTGCCGGCCCAGCTCAGCTATCGGCGGCTGCTGGTCGAGCCGCTGGTGGCGGCCGTGCCGCAGAGTTGGGTCGAGGAGGGGCGATTGGCGCACGAAGACGGGCGGCTGGCGCCGGGCGCCCTGATCGGGGCCGCGGGCGTGATCTTCCCACGGCGGGTGGCGCCGGCGTTCTACGACCTGGCCATAGAGACGCTGAAGTCGCTGACCGGCGGGGCGCGGATCGTCCAGGAGGCGATCCAGATGCAGACCATCATCGCCCTGGTCTCGGCGGGGATCGGGGTGGCGCTGGTCCCGGCCTCGCTGCGCCATCTGGCGCGGACCGGCGTGCGCTACATGAGCCTGCCGGGCGAGGGGCCCTATCTGGAGAGCGGCCTGGTCTGGCGGGCGGACGACGCGACGCCGACGCTGCGGCGGTTCCTGGACGTGGCGTTGCAGCCGCTGGCGTGA
- the ilvD gene encoding dihydroxy-acid dehydratase: protein MPTYRSRTTTHGRNMAGARGLWRATGMKDSDFGKPIIAVVNSFTQFVPGHVHLKDLGQLVAREIERAGGVAKEFNTIAVDDGIAMGHDGMLYSLPSRELIADSVEYMVNAHCADAMVCISNCDKITPGMLMASLRVNIPTVFVSGGPMEAGKVILKGKEVALDLVDAMVAAADDKISDEEVAVIERSACPTCGSCSGMFTANSMNCLTEALGLSLPGNGSVLATHADRERLFLEAGHLIVDITRRYYEQDDASVLPRSVASFKAFENAMSLDIAMGGSTNTVLHLLAAAYEAGVDFTMEDIDRLSRKVPCLSKVAPAKADVHMEDVHRAGGIMAILGELDRAGLLHTDLPTVHSKSMGEALDRWDIKRTNSETVQTFFKAAPGGVPTQTAFSQNRRWAELDLDRQGGVIREAQHAFSQDGGLAVLSGNLAQDGCIVKTAGVDEEILKFKGTARVFESQDAAVSAILTGKIVAGDVVVIRYEGPKGGPGMQEMLYPTSYLKSKGLGKACALITDGRFSGGTSGLSIGHVSPEAAEGGVIGLVEDGDAITIDIPERIIRLDVSDAVLAERRAAMTAKGAAAWKPAERQRLVSPALRAYAAMTTNAARGAVRDVSQVE, encoded by the coding sequence ATGCCGACCTATCGCTCCCGCACCACCACCCACGGCCGCAACATGGCCGGCGCCCGCGGCCTGTGGCGCGCCACCGGCATGAAGGACTCGGACTTCGGCAAGCCGATCATCGCGGTGGTCAACTCGTTCACCCAGTTCGTGCCGGGCCACGTCCACCTGAAGGACCTCGGCCAGCTGGTCGCCCGCGAGATCGAGCGCGCCGGCGGCGTGGCGAAGGAGTTCAACACCATCGCGGTCGACGATGGCATCGCCATGGGCCACGACGGCATGCTCTACAGCCTGCCCTCGCGCGAACTGATCGCCGACAGCGTCGAGTACATGGTCAACGCCCACTGCGCCGACGCCATGGTCTGCATCTCGAACTGCGACAAGATCACGCCGGGCATGCTGATGGCCTCGCTGCGGGTCAACATCCCGACGGTGTTCGTCTCCGGCGGTCCGATGGAGGCCGGCAAGGTGATCCTGAAGGGCAAGGAGGTCGCCCTCGACCTGGTCGACGCCATGGTCGCGGCCGCCGACGACAAGATCTCCGACGAGGAAGTCGCCGTCATCGAACGTTCGGCCTGCCCGACCTGCGGCTCCTGCTCGGGCATGTTCACCGCCAACTCGATGAACTGCCTGACCGAGGCCCTGGGCCTGTCGCTGCCCGGCAACGGCTCGGTCCTGGCCACCCACGCCGACCGCGAGCGCCTGTTCCTCGAAGCCGGCCACCTGATCGTCGACATCACCCGCCGCTACTACGAACAGGACGACGCCTCGGTGCTGCCGCGCTCGGTCGCCTCGTTCAAGGCGTTCGAGAACGCCATGAGCCTCGACATCGCCATGGGCGGCTCGACCAACACCGTGCTGCACCTGCTGGCCGCCGCCTACGAGGCCGGCGTCGACTTCACCATGGAGGACATCGACCGCCTGTCGCGCAAGGTGCCGTGCCTCAGCAAGGTCGCCCCGGCCAAGGCCGACGTCCACATGGAGGACGTCCACCGCGCCGGCGGCATCATGGCCATTCTCGGCGAACTCGACCGCGCCGGCCTGCTGCACACCGACCTGCCGACCGTTCACTCGAAGTCGATGGGCGAGGCGCTCGACCGCTGGGACATCAAGCGCACCAACAGCGAGACGGTGCAGACCTTCTTCAAGGCCGCGCCGGGCGGGGTGCCGACCCAGACCGCGTTCAGCCAGAACCGCCGCTGGGCGGAACTCGATCTCGACCGCCAGGGCGGCGTCATCCGCGAAGCCCAGCACGCCTTCTCGCAGGACGGCGGCCTGGCCGTGCTGTCGGGCAACCTCGCGCAGGACGGCTGCATCGTGAAGACCGCCGGGGTCGACGAGGAGATCCTGAAGTTCAAGGGCACGGCCCGCGTCTTCGAAAGCCAGGACGCGGCGGTCAGCGCCATCCTCACCGGCAAGATCGTCGCCGGCGACGTGGTGGTCATCCGCTACGAAGGCCCCAAGGGCGGCCCGGGCATGCAGGAGATGCTCTATCCGACCAGCTACCTGAAATCGAAGGGGCTGGGCAAAGCTTGCGCGCTGATCACCGACGGCCGCTTCTCGGGCGGCACCTCGGGCCTCTCGATCGGTCACGTCTCGCCCGAGGCGGCCGAGGGCGGGGTGATCGGCCTGGTCGAGGACGGCGACGCCATCACCATCGACATCCCCGAGCGGATCATCCGGCTGGACGTCTCCGACGCCGTGCTCGCCGAGCGCCGCGCCGCGATGACCGCCAAGGGCGCCGCCGCCTGGAAGCCGGCCGAACGCCAGCGCCTCGTCTCCCCGGCCCTGCGCGCCTACGCCGCCATGACCACCAACGCCGCCCGCGGCGCGGTCCGCGACGTCAGCCAGGTCGAGTAG
- the ybgC gene encoding tol-pal system-associated acyl-CoA thioesterase yields the protein MQTPLPSAGVLDGREHVLPVRVYYEDTDFTGVVYHANYVRYFERGRSDFLRLAGVHHAELLDRDDPAAFAIVRMELDFKRAARIDDALAVRTTYDSARGPRLFVSQRITRGEELICAAQVEAACIDLAGRPRKPPAGMLDILRPLFA from the coding sequence ATGCAGACCCCGCTCCCCTCCGCCGGCGTCCTCGACGGGCGCGAACACGTCCTGCCCGTCCGCGTCTATTACGAGGACACTGACTTCACCGGGGTGGTCTACCACGCCAACTACGTCCGCTATTTCGAGCGCGGCCGGTCCGACTTCCTGCGCCTCGCCGGTGTTCATCACGCCGAATTGCTGGACCGCGACGATCCGGCCGCCTTCGCCATCGTGCGCATGGAGCTCGACTTCAAGCGCGCCGCCCGCATCGACGACGCCCTGGCCGTCCGCACCACCTACGATTCCGCCCGCGGCCCGCGGCTCTTTGTCAGCCAGCGGATTACGCGCGGCGAGGAGCTGATCTGCGCGGCCCAGGTCGAGGCCGCCTGCATCGACCTGGCCGGCCGCCCGCGCAAGCCGCCGGCCGGCATGCTCGACATCCTGCGCCCGCTCTTCGCGTAA
- the tolQ gene encoding protein TolQ: MDPAAITADSFSFINLFIRADWVVKAVMIGLILASLWSWTVIIDKSVRLTKLNKQASDFEDQVSSGRSLEDIAAEAGERPTQALPRMLQGALKEWRDARARGLVSESQTAFLIQRIDRALDTTIARESARVENGLGSLAIVATASPFVGLFGTVWGIMKAFQAIAVEKSTNLAVVAPSIAEALFATAIGLIAAIPAYIAYNKFSTDAGKYAGRLEGFADDLSTAIQRRLAERG, translated from the coding sequence ATGGACCCCGCTGCGATCACCGCCGACAGCTTCAGCTTCATCAATCTGTTCATTCGCGCCGACTGGGTCGTGAAGGCGGTGATGATCGGATTGATCCTGGCCTCGCTGTGGTCCTGGACGGTGATCATCGACAAGTCCGTCCGACTGACCAAGCTCAACAAGCAGGCCAGCGACTTCGAAGACCAGGTCTCCTCGGGCCGCTCGCTCGAGGACATCGCCGCCGAGGCCGGCGAGCGCCCGACCCAGGCGCTGCCGCGCATGCTGCAGGGCGCGCTCAAGGAATGGCGCGACGCCCGCGCCCGGGGGCTGGTCTCCGAAAGCCAGACCGCCTTCCTGATCCAGCGCATCGACCGCGCCCTCGACACCACCATCGCCCGCGAGAGCGCGCGGGTTGAGAACGGCCTCGGCTCGCTGGCCATCGTCGCCACCGCCTCGCCGTTCGTCGGCCTGTTCGGCACCGTCTGGGGGATCATGAAGGCCTTCCAGGCGATCGCCGTGGAAAAGTCGACCAACCTGGCGGTCGTCGCCCCCTCGATCGCCGAGGCGCTGTTCGCCACCGCCATCGGCCTGATCGCCGCGATCCCGGCCTACATCGCCTACAACAAGTTCTCGACCGACGCCGGCAAGTACGCCGGCCGGCTCGAAGGCTTCGCCGACGACCTCTCCACCGCCATCCAGCGCCGCCTGGCCGAGCGGGGCTAA
- a CDS encoding ExbD/TolR family protein has protein sequence MALSSHDAFSASGGSRRRRGRRSRGALSEINVTPLVDVMLVLLIIFMVSAPLLTSGVEVELPKTEAGAMEDPKEPLTVSIRQDGAVFIQEDAVPFSSLAPRLRAMAGDDHAKPIYVRADGRASYQIVAQVMAALSTSGFTSINLITDTGGPSSGGEPR, from the coding sequence ATGGCGCTTTCCTCCCACGACGCCTTCTCCGCCTCCGGCGGGTCGCGGCGCCGGCGCGGCCGCCGCTCGCGCGGGGCGCTGTCCGAGATCAACGTCACGCCGCTGGTCGACGTGATGCTCGTGCTGCTGATCATCTTCATGGTCTCGGCCCCGCTGCTGACCAGCGGCGTCGAGGTCGAGCTGCCCAAGACCGAGGCCGGCGCCATGGAGGATCCCAAGGAACCGCTGACCGTCTCCATCCGCCAGGACGGCGCAGTGTTCATCCAGGAAGACGCGGTGCCGTTCTCCAGTCTGGCCCCGCGCCTGCGGGCCATGGCGGGCGATGACCATGCCAAGCCGATCTATGTGCGCGCCGACGGCCGCGCCTCCTACCAGATCGTCGCCCAGGTGATGGCCGCGCTGTCGACCTCCGGCTTCACCAGCATCAACCTCATCACCGACACCGGCGGACCGTCTTCGGGCGGCGAGCCGCGCTGA
- a CDS encoding energy transducer TonB encodes MARERSEFSGAMLASTLLHAGVIAAALISWPWARQLPMGAAVPVNIVANAPSTNLAPAEQGPEELPAQTEAPVPDAPAPPAAPEPTPQPVPVPPKPAPKTAPAPAPAKPVPTPKPAPAPAAPAQKAPAKPAPKAEKGLDLDALAASVAKSSGAQRSSAAQGPSRAATSQQARPDLGTGQAAAALAGMSEELQRRWNPNCDVEGGRDVRIRVVFTLGSGGQVVGQVDAGGAERSSNPVVQTAAERAIRAVYAAAPFRTLPRQFYGDRIAVNFNAREACS; translated from the coding sequence ATGGCCCGCGAACGGTCCGAATTCTCCGGCGCGATGCTCGCCTCCACCCTGCTCCACGCAGGGGTGATCGCGGCCGCCCTGATTTCATGGCCCTGGGCGCGCCAGCTGCCGATGGGCGCAGCCGTGCCGGTCAACATCGTGGCCAACGCCCCGTCGACCAACCTCGCCCCCGCCGAGCAGGGCCCCGAGGAGCTGCCCGCCCAGACCGAGGCGCCGGTTCCCGACGCGCCAGCGCCGCCGGCCGCGCCCGAGCCGACCCCGCAGCCGGTCCCCGTCCCGCCCAAGCCGGCGCCGAAGACCGCGCCCGCCCCGGCTCCGGCCAAGCCGGTCCCCACGCCGAAGCCCGCGCCGGCGCCCGCCGCCCCTGCCCAGAAGGCCCCGGCCAAGCCCGCGCCCAAGGCCGAAAAGGGTCTCGATCTCGACGCCCTGGCCGCCAGCGTGGCCAAGAGCTCGGGCGCCCAACGCTCGTCCGCCGCGCAAGGGCCGTCCCGCGCCGCCACCTCGCAGCAGGCCCGCCCCGACCTCGGGACCGGCCAGGCCGCCGCGGCGCTGGCCGGCATGTCCGAAGAGCTGCAGCGCCGCTGGAACCCGAACTGCGACGTGGAGGGCGGTCGCGACGTCCGCATCCGCGTGGTCTTCACCCTCGGCTCCGGCGGTCAGGTGGTCGGCCAGGTCGACGCCGGCGGCGCCGAGCGCTCCAGTAACCCCGTCGTCCAGACCGCGGCCGAACGCGCGATCCGCGCGGTCTATGCGGCCGCGCCGTTCCGCACCCTGCCGCGGCAGTTCTACGGCGACCGCATCGCGGTCAACTTCAACGCCCGCGAAGCCTGTTCCTAG